One genomic segment of Alternaria dauci strain A2016 chromosome 8, whole genome shotgun sequence includes these proteins:
- a CDS encoding mitochondrial 37S ribosomal protein mS41  codes for MILRRPLLNATSAVSASKTCVRNLQHSIPMRPVPKPIPFIPDHTAFLSAIGRGLSAHATKIPSWEALFTLTSPQLKELGVEPARSRRYLLQWREKYRNGEYGIGGDCKHVTDGVAELKVVEAPVPPNPQLGNTISPRSAAATATHDPGTRKLVVNVPVGAEAPVEPVETLPKVQGVIVKGAKTIKGSFVEPVKGSGGLRARIRLQEGIWEVKRGHKVDGGERRKAEVRAKRRAAENKEKRG; via the coding sequence ATGATCCTCCGACGCCCACTCCTCAATGCGACCTCCGCAGTGTCAGCATCAAAGACATGCGTGCGAAATCTCCAGCACTCGATTCCCATGCGCCCTGTTCCAAAGCCGATACCATTTATTCCCGACCATACTGCTTTTCTCAGCGCAATCGGCCGCGGCCTCTCCGCACACGCAACCAAGATACCGTCCTGGGAAGCCCTCTTCACACTCACATCGCCGCAACTGAAGGAGCTTGGCGTGGAGCCAGCGCGCTCAAGACGCTACCTGTTACAGTGGCGAGAGAAGTACAGGAACGGCGAATATGGCATCGGAGGAGACTGCAAGCACGTTACAGATGGAGTGGCAGAACTCAAGGTTGTCGAAGCACCAGTACCACCAAATCCACAACTCGGCAACACGATAAGTCCTCGCTCCGCGGCTGCGACAGCCACACATGATCCAGGAACCAGGAAGCTGGTGGTAAATGTACCAGTCGGCGCCGAAGCGCCAGTCGAACCCGTCGAGACATTACCCAAGGTACAAGGCGTTATTGTAAAGGGCGCCAAGACAATCAAGGGCAGCTTTGTGGAGCCAGTCAAGGGCAGTGGGGGCCTACGAGCACGGATACGCCTGCAAGAGGGCATCTGGGAAGTAAAGAGGGGACACAAGGTCGATGGTGGAGAGAGGAGAAAGGCAGAAGTACGGGCGAAGAGAAGGGCGGCGGAGAACAAGGAGAAACGGGGTTGA